In the Aster yellows witches'-broom phytoplasma AYWB genome, ACAAAATCAAATATCTTTATTACAAGAAATTACTAAAACAATTAAATCCAAAGAAAAAAGTTTAACCCAAACAACTAATTTAATGAAAGAAAAATTAGGATTATTAAACGAAAATCTAAACGATGCTCTCATAAATCTTAATTTATCATGGCAACAAACACAAAAAGAATTACGCCAAAAACTATCAAACCTAAAAAAAGAAGCCCTCCTCAATTTTGAAAAAAAAGACAAATTATTTTTCGAAAACAAAAAAATAGCAATCAAACAAAAAAACAACCAAATATTTAAACATTTCATAAAACAAAAAGAAAAAATATCCCAATCATTTACTCAAAAACGAAAATCTAATCACAAAAAAATAACCAAAATAGGAAAACAAATCCAAAAAACCAAAAAAAAATTAATTACTAAAATTAAACTAACTAATTTCAAAACCAAAATCAAAACTATCTTTTTAAAATGTTCTTTTTTTTGGCAAAAACAAAAAGGGAAATTCAAAATAAAACACCAACAAAAACAAATTACCAAACAAATCCAAAAAACTATTGAACTTGATAAACAAATTTCTTAAAGCAAAAAAAATATTAAAATTATAAATAAATATAGTAATAAAACAACTTATCAAAACAAACAAAAAAAACATCATTCATTACAACAATATTTAAAATCTCATTTGCATTTTTATTTTTTTTAATATATAATTAAAGATTGAGATAAAAAGTAAATTTTCACAAAATGGATCAAAAAAAAAAAAAAATAAGAAAGGAGGAAAAATGACGTCCTCAAATCAAGTTTTAATTGAAATTAAAAACTTATCCAAAAACTTTTCTATCAAAAAAAACTTTTTAAAACCAGATACCTTACTAAAAGCGAACCAAAATATTAATTTATCCATTTTCAAAGGCGAAACATTATCCGTAGTTGGAGGTTCTGGTTCAGGAAAATCAACTTTAGGGCAAGTTCTTCTGCAACTTATAAAACCCACTTCAGGCAATGTTTTTTATTACAAAGAAACAACGAAAAAAGCCAAAGAATTCAAAGAAAAAAAGACAAAAGACATTGAAAAAATTGATTTAACTACTTTAAGTAATAAAGAAAAGCGCTTTTTAAGAAAAGATTTGCAAATTATTTTCCAAGACCCTTTTTCTTCTCTTAACACTCATCTCAAAATATCAGATATCATTGGCGAAGGACTTTTAATCCACAAAATGATAAAAGGTAAAGAAGACCCTAAATATCAAAAAATGATTCTAGATATCATGAAAAAATGTGGCATTGATAATTATCTTTATGATTGTTATCCCCATCAACTTTCAGGCGGCCAAAGACAAAGAATTTCAATTGCAAGAGCTTTAATCATTAAACCTAAATTTGTTGTTTGCGATGAAATAGTATCAGCATTAGATGTATCAATTCAATCCCAAATTTTAAACCTTTTAAATGATTTAAAAAAAGATTACCAAATAACTTTCTTGTTTATTACTCATGATTTAGGAGTTGCTCGTTTTTTAAGTGACCGCATTTGTGTAATGCATTTAGGAAAAGTAATT is a window encoding:
- a CDS encoding ATP-binding cassette domain-containing protein, whose protein sequence is MTSSNQVLIEIKNLSKNFSIKKNFLKPDTLLKANQNINLSIFKGETLSVVGGSGSGKSTLGQVLLQLIKPTSGNVFYYKETTKKAKEFKEKKTKDIEKIDLTTLSNKEKRFLRKDLQIIFQDPFSSLNTHLKISDIIGEGLLIHKMIKGKEDPKYQKMILDIMKKCGIDNYLYDCYPHQLSGGQRQRISIARALIIKPKFVVCDEIVSALDVSIQSQILNLLNDLKKDYQITFLFITHDLGVARFLSDRICVMHLGKVIEIAPSESIFKNPYHPYTKQIINAIPKLKTQNKVLEEIPITYETKKFRFLFQTQKKDLDWHQVAPNHFISCTLKNKATKM